From the genome of Nitrospira sp. SG-bin1, one region includes:
- a CDS encoding co-chaperone GroES — MGTAEKEKKNVAKGFQPLGERVFVTYTEELERTAGGIYVPDSAKEKPQRGVVQAVGKKVENVKVGDHVLFDKYSGSKLRIDDEECLILKEEDILGIFTA; from the coding sequence ATGGGTACAGCCGAGAAGGAAAAGAAGAACGTGGCCAAGGGGTTTCAACCCTTGGGTGAGCGAGTGTTTGTCACCTACACCGAGGAATTGGAACGGACCGCCGGCGGAATCTATGTGCCGGACTCGGCAAAGGAAAAGCCTCAACGGGGAGTGGTCCAAGCGGTCGGCAAGAAAGTGGAGAACGTCAAGGTCGGCGATCATGTCCTGTTCGACAAATATTCCGGCAGCAAGCTGCGGATCGATGACGAAGAGTGCTTGATTCTCAAGGAAGAAGATATCCTCGGCATCTTTACGGCGTAA
- the groEL gene encoding molecular chaperone GroEL (60 kDa chaperone family; promotes refolding of misfolded polypeptides especially under stressful conditions; forms two stacked rings of heptamers to form a barrel-shaped 14mer; ends can be capped by GroES; misfolded proteins enter the barrel where they are refolded when GroES binds; many bacteria have multiple copies of the groEL gene which are active under different environmental conditions; the B.japonicum protein in this cluster is expressed constitutively; in Rhodobacter, Corynebacterium and Rhizobium this protein is essential for growth), whose translation MAKQLLYGDTARASILKGVNQLADAVKATLGPKGRNAILDKKFGAPTITKDGVTVAKEVELKNPYENMGAQLVREVASKTSDTAGDGTTTATVLAQAIFREGAKNITAGANPMEIKRGIDKAVEAVTAELKKLSKPCQSKTEISQVGTISANNDKTIGDLIAEAMEKVGKDGVITVEEAKSMTTSLDVVEGMQFDRGYISPYFVTNAERMECSVEEPLILINEKKISSMKDLLPLLEQVAKMGKPLVILAEEVEGEALATLVVNKLRGTLNVAAVKAPGFGDRRKAMLEDIAILTGGQVISEDIGIKLENVKLTDLGRAKRVTIDKDNTTIVEGYGDSKKIEGRVKQIKAQIEETTSDYDREKLQERLAKIVGGVAVINVGAATETEMKEKKARVEDALHATKAAVEEGIVPGGGVAYLRCLKALDGLKDVPAEQKVGLDIVRRALEEPIRQIAANAGAEASVIVGKVREEKNVNGGYNAATDEYVDMIKSGIIDPTKVSRTALQNAASVAGLMLTTEVMITELPEEKKEPAMPGGGHSHGMEGMY comes from the coding sequence ATGGCAAAGCAACTTTTGTACGGCGATACGGCACGAGCCTCCATCCTGAAAGGGGTGAACCAGCTCGCAGATGCCGTGAAGGCGACCCTTGGTCCAAAGGGCCGGAACGCGATTCTGGATAAGAAATTCGGTGCACCGACCATCACCAAGGACGGCGTCACCGTTGCCAAGGAAGTAGAACTCAAGAACCCGTACGAAAACATGGGCGCGCAGCTGGTGCGCGAGGTGGCCAGCAAGACCAGCGATACCGCCGGGGACGGCACCACCACCGCCACCGTGTTGGCCCAAGCCATCTTCCGGGAAGGCGCAAAGAACATCACCGCCGGTGCCAACCCCATGGAGATCAAACGAGGGATCGACAAGGCCGTCGAAGCCGTTACGGCCGAACTTAAGAAACTCAGCAAGCCCTGTCAAAGCAAGACCGAAATCTCGCAGGTCGGAACCATTTCGGCCAACAACGACAAGACCATCGGTGATTTGATCGCCGAAGCCATGGAAAAGGTGGGGAAGGACGGCGTCATCACGGTGGAAGAAGCCAAGTCGATGACCACGTCGCTGGACGTCGTCGAGGGCATGCAATTCGATCGCGGCTACATTTCCCCCTACTTCGTCACCAACGCCGAGCGAATGGAATGTTCCGTGGAGGAACCGCTCATCCTCATCAATGAAAAGAAAATCAGCAGCATGAAGGACCTGCTCCCCTTGCTCGAGCAGGTGGCCAAGATGGGCAAACCGCTCGTCATCCTCGCCGAAGAAGTCGAAGGGGAAGCGCTGGCCACCCTCGTGGTCAACAAGTTGCGCGGGACCTTGAATGTGGCGGCGGTGAAGGCCCCTGGCTTCGGCGATCGCCGCAAAGCCATGCTGGAAGATATCGCCATCCTCACCGGCGGCCAGGTCATTTCCGAAGACATCGGCATCAAGCTCGAGAACGTCAAGCTCACCGACCTCGGCCGCGCCAAGCGCGTCACCATCGATAAGGACAACACGACGATCGTGGAAGGCTACGGCGATTCCAAGAAGATCGAAGGCCGCGTGAAGCAGATCAAGGCCCAGATCGAAGAAACCACGTCCGACTACGATCGGGAAAAGCTGCAAGAGAGGCTGGCGAAGATCGTAGGTGGCGTCGCGGTCATCAATGTCGGCGCGGCAACCGAGACCGAGATGAAGGAGAAGAAAGCTCGTGTCGAGGACGCACTGCATGCTACGAAAGCGGCGGTGGAAGAGGGCATCGTTCCCGGCGGAGGCGTCGCCTATCTGCGTTGTCTGAAGGCGCTCGATGGGCTTAAAGATGTCCCGGCGGAGCAAAAAGTCGGACTCGACATCGTCCGGCGCGCGCTTGAAGAGCCGATCCGACAGATCGCGGCGAATGCCGGGGCGGAAGCCTCGGTCATCGTCGGCAAGGTTCGGGAAGAGAAGAACGTCAACGGCGGGTACAACGCCGCCACCGACGAGTATGTCGACATGATCAAGTCCGGCATCATCGACCCGACCAAGGTCTCGCGCACGGCCCTGCAGAACGCCGCCAGCGTAGCGGGCTTGATGCTCACGACCGAGGTCATGATCACCGAACTCCCAGAGGAGAAGAAAGAGCCGGCTATGCCGGGCGGCGGACACAGCCACGGCATGGAGGGGATGTACTAA
- a CDS encoding RNA polymerase subunit sigma-70, protein MAEVRRHPYLTKEEELLLFQEYRANGSREAAVKLIMANLRVSVSIAAEYLHTGADHMDLIQEGNVGLMQAIKKFDPSKNVRFYAYAAWWARAYILRYLLHTFRLVKVGTTQDQRKLFYNLKKEKAKLERDGFSPDTKLLADRLNVRERDVIDMDQRLGNWELSLDQPIGENQDGTLLDILPSHQEPADEQLADHQLMTLFREKLAEFIKTLEERDEDILRNRILSDHPLTLDDLGSKYGITKERTRQLEARIIKRLRDYLKKDIKDFDRLRA, encoded by the coding sequence CTGGCCGAAGTTCGTCGCCATCCCTACCTGACGAAAGAAGAAGAGCTTCTGCTCTTCCAGGAGTATCGTGCCAACGGCAGCCGGGAAGCGGCGGTGAAGCTCATCATGGCCAATCTGCGTGTGTCGGTCTCGATCGCAGCCGAGTACCTGCATACCGGCGCCGACCACATGGATCTGATTCAAGAAGGAAATGTCGGCTTGATGCAAGCCATCAAGAAATTCGACCCCTCCAAAAACGTGCGTTTTTATGCCTATGCCGCCTGGTGGGCTCGCGCCTATATCCTCCGGTATCTTCTCCATACCTTTCGACTCGTCAAAGTCGGGACGACTCAGGACCAGCGCAAACTGTTCTATAACCTCAAGAAGGAAAAGGCCAAGCTTGAACGGGACGGTTTTTCGCCGGACACGAAGCTGCTGGCGGATCGTCTGAATGTGCGTGAGCGTGACGTGATCGACATGGATCAGCGTCTCGGCAACTGGGAGCTCTCGCTCGACCAGCCGATCGGTGAAAACCAGGACGGCACACTGCTCGATATCCTGCCGTCGCACCAGGAGCCGGCCGACGAACAACTTGCCGACCATCAGCTCATGACTCTCTTTCGGGAGAAGCTCGCCGAGTTCATCAAGACGCTGGAAGAACGAGACGAGGATATTCTGAGGAATCGCATTCTGTCCGACCATCCCCTGACTCTCGATGATCTGGGCAGTAAATATGGCATTACAAAGGAACGGACTCGGCAATTGGAAGCCCGCATCATCAAACGCCTCCGTGACTACCTCAAAAAAGACATCAAAGATTTTGACCGTTTGAGGGCCTGA